CGGGGCGTTTTTTATTGGCTTTTTATTGGCCTTATATTGGCACGGCACACAGCAAACCCAGCTTAATCGGGTTTGCTCTCTGGTGGCGTTTGGCGGTCGGCATTTGGTGTACTTTTGGTCGCAACATTGGCCGCAGCATTGGCCGCAGCATTGGTCGCAGCTTTGGCGGATTTGGTATCAGCCCCAGATGCGGATGAATCATCACCCGTGCTATCTGCAGTAACCCTGGATTTGTTTTCCGCTGGTTTTTTGGGGGCGCCAAACTGGGGCATTTTAAACTTGGCGCTGTATTTGAGTACGGCGATGTTTGAAAAAATCACCCCAATCACCAACAGGATGATGAGCCAGACTTCCAGATTTGACATGCCGGACGCGTTCATCAGTCTACCTTCAGACGATTTTCACAGCGGCGGATGTCCTCTGGGGTATCCACTTCCGGTGAGTCGAAGGCGCTGATGGCGACTTTAATCCGGTGACCGTACTCGAGGGCACGCAGCTGCTCGAGCTTTTCAAGATCTTCCAGGCGTCCCAGGGGCAGGCTGTTGAAGGTGTGTACAAAACGGCGGGTGTAGGCATACACACCCAAATGCTTGTACACAGGGTATTCGCTTACGTCACGGCCGAAAGGAATGCGGGCACGGGAGAAGTAGAGCGCATACATGTCGTTGTCGAACACCATCTTCACGTGCTTGGGATCGTCGAGCTCGGCCTTGTCGCTTATCTGGTAACCCAGGGTGGCCATTTCAAACTCGCCGGGATGACGGCGGAACAGCTCAACAATCTGCTCGATGGAGATAGGGTCAATCAGGGGCTGATCGCCCTGGAGGTTAATCACCAAATCATCGTCGGCCAAACCCAGCTGGGTGATGGCGTCTTCGATACGGTCGGTACCCGATGCAGCATCGGCACCCGTCATTACCACTTTGCCGCCAAAGGATTCAACGGCAGCTTTAATACGTTCATCGTCCGTGGCCACGTAGATGGCATTCAATCCCTTCGCCAGTGCCGCACGCTCATAGACGTGCTGGATCATGGGTTTACCATTGATGGGAGCCAATGGCTTGCCGGGAAAACGGCTGGAGCCGTAGCGGGCAGGGATCAGCAGGGTCACGTTCATCGAAAAATTCCTGGACTCTAACAAAGCGGGCTCCCGAAGGAGCCCGGAAACAAGACTAGATGCGACGGTACAGCTTGGTCAGCATCTCGTCGGTCACTTTTTCTTCCCAACCGTCGCCGTACACGTTGTGCCACAGTGGGCCGAGGCTCTTGGCCACTTTAACCATACGAGCAATGGTTTCATCTGGCAAATCTTTGCAGATGTCTTTTGGCAGGGTGATGTTGTGCTTTTCCATCATGGTGCGGAACTCGGCAACGCCCTCTGGATAGAACTCTTCCAGCACGTTAAAGGCGATACAGTTGCCGATACCGTGATGGTAGCCCAGCACGTAACCGAGGCCATAAGACAGGGCGTGACAGGCACCCACCTGGCTGTAAGCGATGGACATGCCGCCCATGTAAGAGGCCATCATCAGCTTGTCGTCTTTTTCCGGATGGTCGTCCAGGTACACCTGACGGCACAGCTCCAGTGATTTCTCACCGAAGGCCTTGGAGTATTCGTTCAGGTAAGTGCCTTCCAGCGACTCGATGCAGTGGATATAGCAATCCATACCAGTGTAGAACCACTGGTCAACAGGCACACCGGCGATAAGCTCAGGATCCATAATGATCTGGTCGAATACGGTGAAGTCTGAGTTCAGACCCAGCTTACGCTCAGGGCCACACAGCACGGCGGTGCGGGAGGCCTCGGCGCCAGTACCGGAAATGGTTGGAATACCGATATGATGTACGGCAGCCACCTTAATCAGATCCCAACCCTGATACATGGCAGAGCCACCTGGGTTGGTCAGCATCAGGGATACGGCCTTGGCCAAATCCATGGTAGAACCGCCGCCCAGGCCCACGACGCTCACAGGCAGCTTGCTGTTGAAGGCCTGCACTTCTTCGGTGAGGGCATCTACCTGCTCGGTAGAAGGCTCGTCATCAACGTTTACCCAAATCAGCTTGTCTTGTGGCTTGACCGGGATACGGCTTTCCAGTGGTTTGCCCTGGTGCACGTCGTCCACCAGAAACACCACGAAATCGTCATCGTTCTTACGCTCGGCGGCCAGTACTTCGTCGAGCTGGTTAAATGCACCGCGACCGAAGATCATCTTAGGTACAGCTTTGAAATTTCTGAACTTCATTGCAAAAGACTCCCGTCTATTATTGGGCAAAGGCCTTCTTGATGTTGGCAATACGTTCCTGGATCTGTTCTTCAGTCCAGCTGAGCTTGATGAGCATGGAAATGGTGCGGCTCATGATAGCGTCAGATTTAGGTACCGAAATCTGGGTGTAGTCAGGCTTGTCGGCCACCAGGGTGATGGGCAGGGCAGCCGGGGCACTCAGGTTTTGAATGTGGTCCCAGTTCTTCAGGTAGTGCCAGTTGTTCACATACCAGTAGAAGCAGCCATCAACGCCGTTGGCCGCCAGGGCCTTGCTGATTTCCTGCGCGCGCGCTTCAGTGGGCAGCATAAACGACAGGAAGCCCGCGTTGTCGCCCTCTGGGTCAGGAATAACGCGGAAGCTGACGTCGGCAATCTCGGCCATGGCATCTTTAATCAGCTTTTTGTTTTTACGCTGAATGTCGAGGATGGTGTCGAGTTTACGCAGCTGCGCCAGGCCCAGGGCGGCGTTCATTTCGCTGATGCGGAAGTTCAGGCCCATGATTGGGTGCTTCTCTGCGCCTCTGTCGTTACCGATATGGTCGTGGCCGTGATCAGAGAACATGTGGCTGTGGTTGTAGATGGTTTCGTCGTTGGTTACCACGGCGCCGCCTTCACCACAGGAAATGGTTTTCACTGAGTCGAAAGAATAACAACCTACCTGACCGATGGTACCCAGTGCCTGGCCATGATAGCTGCCGCCGATGGCCTGACAGGCATCTTCCAGCAGCACAATGCCGTGTTCGTCACAGATGGCCTTGATTTCAGCCATGTGGCCCATAGAACCACACATGTGCACAAAGTTAACGGCCTTGGTGCGAGGGGTAATGGCGGCGCGGATGCCTTCG
This sequence is a window from Shewanella zhangzhouensis. Protein-coding genes within it:
- a CDS encoding DUF2897 family protein, producing the protein MSNLEVWLIILLVIGVIFSNIAVLKYSAKFKMPQFGAPKKPAENKSRVTADSTGDDSSASGADTKSAKAATNAAANAAANVATKSTPNADRQTPPESKPD
- the kdsB gene encoding 8-amino-3,8-dideoxy-manno-octulosonate cytidylyltransferase KdsB is translated as MNVTLLIPARYGSSRFPGKPLAPINGKPMIQHVYERAALAKGLNAIYVATDDERIKAAVESFGGKVVMTGADAASGTDRIEDAITQLGLADDDLVINLQGDQPLIDPISIEQIVELFRRHPGEFEMATLGYQISDKAELDDPKHVKMVFDNDMYALYFSRARIPFGRDVSEYPVYKHLGVYAYTRRFVHTFNSLPLGRLEDLEKLEQLRALEYGHRIKVAISAFDSPEVDTPEDIRRCENRLKVD
- the kdnB gene encoding 3-deoxy-alpha-D-manno-octulosonate 8-oxidase KdnB, translating into MKFRNFKAVPKMIFGRGAFNQLDEVLAAERKNDDDFVVFLVDDVHQGKPLESRIPVKPQDKLIWVNVDDEPSTEQVDALTEEVQAFNSKLPVSVVGLGGGSTMDLAKAVSLMLTNPGGSAMYQGWDLIKVAAVHHIGIPTISGTGAEASRTAVLCGPERKLGLNSDFTVFDQIIMDPELIAGVPVDQWFYTGMDCYIHCIESLEGTYLNEYSKAFGEKSLELCRQVYLDDHPEKDDKLMMASYMGGMSIAYSQVGACHALSYGLGYVLGYHHGIGNCIAFNVLEEFYPEGVAEFRTMMEKHNITLPKDICKDLPDETIARMVKVAKSLGPLWHNVYGDGWEEKVTDEMLTKLYRRI
- the kdnA gene encoding 8-amino-3,8-dideoxy-alpha-D-manno-octulosonate transaminase KdnA → MPGFEIFGPEEKQEVADVMEHGFTFRYNFDGMRNDRWKSRDFEALLCEKLNVKHAHLLSSGTCALTTALMAAGIGAGDEVIVPPFTFVASVEAIMMAGAVPVFAEIDETLCLSPEGIRAAITPRTKAVNFVHMCGSMGHMAEIKAICDEHGIVLLEDACQAIGGSYHGQALGTIGQVGCYSFDSVKTISCGEGGAVVTNDETIYNHSHMFSDHGHDHIGNDRGAEKHPIMGLNFRISEMNAALGLAQLRKLDTILDIQRKNKKLIKDAMAEIADVSFRVIPDPEGDNAGFLSFMLPTEARAQEISKALAANGVDGCFYWYVNNWHYLKNWDHIQNLSAPAALPITLVADKPDYTQISVPKSDAIMSRTISMLIKLSWTEEQIQERIANIKKAFAQ